One genomic region from Microcystis panniformis FACHB-1757 encodes:
- a CDS encoding DUF1499 domain-containing protein, with protein MTETSDTVKKSFRLTPFIFLGILLIWLGIRLIAPDSVSLFAGTRPDYLGVREGKLAPCPVTPNCVSSQSQDPAHSIEPLSYQGSGEKAIEQLAKIIASQPRTKIINQDSNYLYAEFSSQWMGFVDDLEFSLNPSKNAIDVRSASRLGESDLNVNRERVETLRKLFSVSSKQ; from the coding sequence ATGACTGAAACTTCCGACACGGTGAAAAAATCTTTCCGGCTAACCCCGTTTATTTTCCTGGGAATACTGCTCATCTGGCTAGGAATTAGGTTAATTGCTCCCGATAGCGTCAGTTTATTCGCCGGTACTCGTCCCGATTATTTGGGAGTCAGGGAAGGTAAACTGGCCCCTTGTCCGGTCACTCCTAATTGTGTTAGTAGTCAGAGTCAGGATCCGGCTCATTCGATCGAACCCCTTAGTTATCAGGGTAGCGGGGAAAAAGCGATCGAGCAATTAGCTAAAATTATCGCTTCCCAACCGAGAACTAAAATTATTAACCAAGATAGTAACTATCTCTACGCCGAATTTAGCAGTCAATGGATGGGATTTGTCGATGATCTGGAATTTTCTCTTAATCCTAGCAAAAATGCGATCGATGTTCGCTCGGCCTCCCGCTTAGGAGAATCGGATTTAAATGTCAATCGAGAACGAGTGGAAACCCTGAGAAAACTCTTTTCAGTGAGCAGTAAACAGTAA
- a CDS encoding ATP-dependent helicase produces MSETKVINRENLLVNLRQQLRAGQQELADWQGGKMAISAVPGAGKSHSLAVAAAMVIAREQLHAKKQLIIVTYTRSAAASIKAKIKQRLQDLQLSAQGFSVQTLHGLALQLARRYPELSALDLESSTLVIPTPSHRIIRNSVEKWLIADPIRYQKLLEGVEFDGEETERLRRQSVLRTEILPSLAYAAIHELKSSGLSPQQVWELSHYTDDNYQILAMASGLYEQYEILMRQKNYIDYDDMILGALRVLEEEKIRRQWQKSVFGVFEDEAQDSSPLQEKLITILAKNNDGEIPNLIRVGDPNQAINSTFTPADPVYFNWFCESCQNEGNLSTMNQAGRSNTKIIEAANLVLQWVDRDWKQGKDNHKVTEAPFRVQAILPVGAEDPQPNPVKEGKGLEIYQPDDIYQTVELIEKRLVKLLQENPQHNAAILVRENRQGHFFAQKFAHFYKSYQIRIFEANEIDRFSQIPAEMLKLLAFVERPHSPDYLKAALEVLQFRGLITAQDLNPLVTYPEQFLYPTPLDPELKSNEKIARRYCCSLLKARLELPHYQLLSFFAMTLQYSGSELATLQKLTARIYQETAGNSSLKNTINTLNEIIASERFEGVEEDNDDCYTRPGQLTIITMHKAKGLDWDYVFIPFLHEDIIPGKPWVPNGAKFLGDFTLAEVARAQIRAAVHQRYLNPDSIPIIPPPLSAWLEAGQLKKAEEYRLLYVAMTRAKRLLWMSSEKKAPFRWNTFRGDESSQLQDKNPCPVFPVLINAFPDSFCV; encoded by the coding sequence ATGAGCGAAACTAAAGTAATTAATCGAGAAAATTTACTGGTAAATCTCCGGCAACAACTACGCGCCGGACAACAGGAATTAGCCGATTGGCAAGGGGGAAAAATGGCCATTTCTGCGGTGCCGGGAGCGGGAAAATCTCACAGTTTAGCAGTAGCTGCCGCTATGGTTATTGCTCGTGAGCAACTGCACGCTAAAAAACAGTTAATTATTGTCACCTACACCCGCTCGGCTGCCGCTAGTATTAAAGCTAAAATTAAACAACGCTTGCAAGATTTACAGCTTTCTGCTCAAGGTTTTAGCGTTCAAACTCTGCACGGACTGGCCCTACAATTGGCCCGTCGTTACCCAGAATTATCGGCATTAGACCTCGAATCTTCTACCTTAGTTATTCCGACTCCTAGCCACAGAATTATTAGAAACTCGGTGGAAAAATGGCTAATTGCCGATCCAATTCGTTATCAAAAGTTATTAGAAGGAGTAGAATTTGATGGGGAAGAAACCGAAAGATTACGCCGTCAATCGGTGCTGAGAACCGAAATTTTACCTAGTCTTGCTTATGCGGCCATTCATGAGCTAAAAAGTTCGGGATTATCACCGCAGCAAGTCTGGGAATTAAGCCACTATACCGACGATAATTATCAAATTCTCGCTATGGCTAGTGGTTTGTACGAACAGTATGAAATCCTGATGCGTCAGAAAAACTATATAGATTATGATGACATGATTTTAGGAGCCTTGCGAGTATTAGAGGAAGAAAAAATTCGCCGACAATGGCAAAAATCTGTCTTTGGAGTCTTTGAAGATGAGGCACAGGATTCTAGTCCTCTCCAAGAAAAACTAATTACTATTTTAGCAAAAAATAATGACGGAGAAATACCTAATTTAATTCGCGTCGGCGATCCCAATCAAGCGATTAATTCTACCTTTACTCCCGCCGATCCTGTTTACTTTAATTGGTTTTGTGAAAGTTGTCAAAACGAAGGCAATTTATCCACTATGAACCAAGCAGGTCGCAGCAATACTAAAATTATTGAAGCTGCTAATTTAGTGTTACAATGGGTCGATCGAGATTGGAAACAGGGAAAAGATAATCATAAAGTTACCGAGGCGCCTTTTCGGGTTCAAGCGATTCTTCCCGTCGGTGCTGAAGATCCCCAACCTAATCCAGTTAAAGAGGGAAAAGGATTAGAAATTTATCAACCCGATGACATTTATCAAACAGTAGAATTAATTGAAAAACGTCTAGTTAAATTACTCCAAGAAAATCCTCAACATAATGCCGCTATCCTCGTTAGAGAAAATCGACAAGGACACTTTTTTGCTCAAAAATTCGCCCATTTTTATAAAAGTTATCAAATCAGAATTTTTGAAGCTAACGAGATCGATCGCTTTTCCCAAATTCCCGCCGAAATGCTGAAACTATTAGCTTTTGTCGAACGTCCCCACTCTCCCGATTATCTCAAAGCGGCTTTAGAAGTGCTACAATTTAGGGGTTTAATTACTGCCCAAGACTTAAATCCTTTAGTTACCTATCCCGAACAATTTCTTTATCCCACTCCCCTCGATCCTGAACTGAAATCTAACGAAAAAATCGCCCGTCGTTATTGTTGCAGTTTACTAAAAGCTAGATTAGAATTACCCCATTATCAACTCCTGTCTTTTTTCGCTATGACTCTCCAATATTCGGGGTCAGAATTAGCCACATTGCAAAAATTAACCGCCCGTATTTATCAGGAAACTGCTGGTAATAGTTCTCTGAAAAATACAATTAATACCCTTAATGAAATTATCGCCTCTGAGCGCTTTGAAGGAGTGGAAGAAGATAACGACGATTGTTATACTCGTCCCGGACAACTGACTATTATTACTATGCACAAAGCCAAGGGTTTAGACTGGGATTATGTTTTTATTCCCTTTCTTCATGAAGATATTATCCCCGGCAAACCTTGGGTTCCCAATGGGGCGAAATTTTTGGGAGATTTTACCCTCGCAGAAGTGGCACGAGCGCAAATTCGAGCAGCGGTTCATCAACGCTATTTAAACCCCGACAGCATACCAATTATTCCCCCACCTTTAAGCGCTTGGTTAGAAGCTGGACAACTTAAAAAAGCTGAAGAATACCGACTTTTGTATGTAGCGATGACGCGAGCAAAAAGACTTTTATGGATGTCGAGTGAAAAAAAAGCTCCCTTCCGTTGGAACACTTTTCGCGGAGATGAAAGTAGTCAATTACAGGATAAAAATCCCTGTCCTGTCTTTCCTGTTTTAATCAATGCTTTCCCCGATTCTTTCTGTGTTTAA
- a CDS encoding type II toxin-antitoxin system Phd/YefM family antitoxin, whose amino-acid sequence MSQVWIIGAKIIGGFSFGTGRKQLGGFMIPVNEAQQKLQDLIDSVTVSHEPIIIEGCDGNAVLLSQGDWKSVQETLYLLSIPGMRESIREGLATPVEECAEELEW is encoded by the coding sequence TTGAGTCAGGTTTGGATAATTGGCGCTAAGATTATCGGAGGATTTTCTTTCGGCACTGGTAGAAAACAATTAGGAGGATTTATGATCCCAGTTAATGAGGCTCAACAAAAGTTGCAGGACTTGATTGATTCAGTGACTGTTTCCCACGAACCCATTATTATTGAGGGATGCGATGGTAATGCAGTTTTGCTATCTCAAGGGGATTGGAAATCGGTACAAGAAACGTTATATCTCCTCTCAATTCCGGGGATGCGAGAATCAATTCGGGAGGGACTGGCAACGCCGGTTGAAGAATGTGCTGAGGAGCTAGAATGGTGA
- a CDS encoding DUF6737 family protein, giving the protein MSNSKSSSVWDHKPRWCQPWSILLTGITLIAGCWFLTQRLWLTLLLSIPILLWWFVFLILYPRTLQQQLNTERIGESID; this is encoded by the coding sequence ATGTCTAACTCGAAATCTAGTAGCGTTTGGGATCACAAACCCCGTTGGTGTCAACCTTGGTCGATTTTATTGACAGGAATTACCCTGATTGCCGGCTGTTGGTTTTTAACTCAGCGTCTCTGGTTAACTCTACTCCTATCTATTCCTATACTCCTCTGGTGGTTTGTCTTCCTAATTCTTTATCCGCGGACGCTGCAGCAACAGTTAAACACAGAAAGAATCGGGGAAAGCATTGATTAA
- the hemF gene encoding oxygen-dependent coproporphyrinogen oxidase yields MTAFTTTPTLANLPASDSRSRVSEFMKSLQDEICRGLEEVDGQAKFIEDSWQRPEGGGGRSRVLREGAIFEQAGVNFSEVWGKELPPSIAKQRPEAAGHQFYATGTSMVLHPRNPYIPTVHLNYRYFEAGPVWWFGGGADLTPYYAFEEDASHFHRTFKQVCDQHHPEYYPVFKRWCDEYFYLNHRQEARGIGGIFFDYQDGLDPLYRGPFAESDAAIYSEKLSPQQPRNWEEIFSFINDCGRAFLPAYVPIVQKRRSTEYGDRERQFQLYRRGRYVEFNLVYDRGTIFGLQTNGRTESILMSLPPLVRWEYCYQPAPNTPEAKLYDVFLKPQDWVNWQG; encoded by the coding sequence ATGACTGCATTCACCACAACCCCCACCCTTGCTAATTTGCCAGCCAGTGACAGCCGTAGCCGCGTCAGTGAATTTATGAAATCCCTACAGGATGAAATTTGTCGGGGATTAGAAGAAGTGGATGGACAAGCAAAATTTATCGAAGATAGTTGGCAACGGCCCGAAGGTGGCGGCGGACGTTCGCGAGTTTTGCGGGAAGGGGCAATTTTTGAACAAGCAGGGGTGAATTTTTCGGAAGTTTGGGGGAAAGAATTACCTCCTAGCATTGCTAAACAAAGGCCCGAGGCTGCTGGTCATCAATTTTATGCCACGGGAACCTCGATGGTCTTACATCCTCGCAATCCTTATATTCCCACGGTTCACCTCAATTATCGCTATTTTGAAGCAGGTCCGGTTTGGTGGTTTGGCGGTGGTGCCGATTTAACTCCCTACTATGCTTTTGAAGAAGATGCTAGTCATTTTCACCGCACTTTTAAACAGGTTTGCGACCAACATCATCCCGAATATTATCCCGTTTTTAAACGCTGGTGTGATGAATATTTTTATCTCAATCATCGTCAGGAAGCCAGAGGCATCGGCGGGATTTTCTTTGATTACCAAGACGGTTTAGACCCTCTCTATCGGGGTCCTTTTGCCGAAAGTGATGCCGCTATCTATTCAGAAAAATTATCTCCCCAACAACCCCGCAACTGGGAAGAAATTTTTAGTTTCATTAATGACTGTGGCCGAGCTTTTCTACCCGCTTATGTTCCCATTGTCCAGAAACGGCGCTCGACGGAATACGGTGACAGAGAACGTCAGTTTCAACTCTATCGTCGCGGTCGTTATGTAGAATTTAATTTAGTTTATGATCGTGGCACAATTTTTGGGTTGCAAACTAACGGTCGTACCGAATCAATTTTGATGTCTTTACCTCCTTTAGTCCGTTGGGAATACTGTTATCAACCTGCACCAAACACCCCAGAAGCAAAACTCTATGATGTCTTCCTAAAACCCCAAGATTGGGTTAATTGGCAAGGTTAA
- the tilS gene encoding tRNA lysidine(34) synthetase TilS: MANFWTPLHTRLETTVKKGQLLPKNASLLVALSAGQDSLCLGQLLLDLRSRWGWQLAIAHCDHRWSYDGGLVDHVQKIAEIWQLPVYIATAPPMAETEAKARQWRYQALQTIAQEQGFNYLLTAHTRSDRAETFLYNLTRGAGSDGLSALTWLTSLTPDIFLVRPLLNVTRGETFAFCQSRELPIWYDRANENLRYARNRIRQELLPYLQTNLNPQIEKHLAQTAEILEAESDYLYSIARDIFRQVIDLDQKRLDRSPLQILPLAIQRRVIRLFLAQYLPSSPNFAEVESVVNLITGVNRNATSSLTGKIRVEVQQNWLYISYQ; encoded by the coding sequence TTGGCTAATTTTTGGACACCTCTCCATACTCGTCTGGAAACCACGGTGAAAAAGGGACAATTACTACCTAAAAATGCGTCTCTGTTAGTGGCATTGTCTGCGGGTCAGGATTCCCTCTGTTTAGGTCAATTATTGCTGGATTTGCGCTCTCGTTGGGGTTGGCAACTAGCGATCGCTCATTGTGATCACCGTTGGTCCTACGACGGAGGATTAGTGGATCATGTGCAGAAAATCGCCGAAATTTGGCAATTACCCGTTTATATTGCCACTGCACCCCCCATGGCGGAAACAGAAGCCAAAGCAAGACAATGGCGTTATCAAGCTTTACAAACAATCGCCCAAGAACAGGGTTTTAATTATCTTCTCACGGCACACACGAGGAGCGATCGAGCGGAAACTTTTCTTTATAATCTCACGCGCGGGGCGGGTAGTGATGGACTTTCTGCCTTAACTTGGTTGACAAGTTTAACCCCAGATATTTTTTTAGTCCGTCCCCTCTTAAATGTCACTCGCGGGGAAACTTTCGCTTTTTGTCAAAGTCGAGAATTACCGATCTGGTATGATCGAGCTAATGAGAATTTACGCTATGCTCGCAATCGCATCCGTCAGGAATTATTACCCTACCTGCAAACTAATTTAAATCCCCAAATCGAAAAACATCTCGCCCAAACTGCTGAAATTTTGGAAGCAGAAAGCGATTATTTATATAGTATTGCCCGGGATATTTTTCGTCAGGTTATTGATCTAGATCAAAAAAGACTCGATCGCTCCCCTTTACAAATTTTACCTCTAGCGATACAAAGACGAGTGATTCGTTTATTTTTAGCTCAATATTTACCATCATCGCCTAATTTTGCCGAAGTTGAGTCAGTGGTTAATCTCATTACTGGTGTTAATCGCAATGCCACTTCTTCCTTAACCGGCAAAATTCGGGTAGAAGTACAACAAAATTGGCTATATATTAGTTATCAGTGA
- a CDS encoding transglutaminase TgpA family protein, with translation MVSSAARPRPSLKTLWQKIESSPLPETEESIILRILVQALVIVGIIATDVATDSYTSIWAVPLSIIGGIWSWRRRKKRNIGAKFCIAIGMLVVLALFLGDIVAMQDSRIALTQLLIQLQILHSFDLPRRKDLGYSMVIGLILLGVAGTISQTLAFAPWLILFLLLSLPTLVLDYRSRLGLDNLNQSLPFFSKKPPRLATKKLVSLQNSPLSPKRFGIFFLTILLLGLTIFALMPRFPGYQIQSFPVNSPAGMENQDFEQGDRQIVNPGYVREGETGNGGVNGGNSPTTGSGQLDSTFYYGFNSQINQNLRGSMTPQTVMRVRSQAPGFWRAMAFDRYTGQGWQISRDQEVEDLNRNRWSYRFFVPLPATQTKTHQVVQTYSIVSSLPNIIPALTWPQFLFFPTRQVSFDRENSLRSPGGLAEGLTYTVISQVPERNRSQLRSAPETYPKSILNYYLQIPAEIAPKVRRKTEELLAKSPTPLTSPYEKALYLAQALKQNYELKTDLPFLAENEDLVSAFLFRFQGGYADHFSTVLTIMLRSIGIPARLATGFAPGQFNPFTGFYVVQNTDAYAITEVFFPGYGWYTFDPIPGHELIPPSFEEAEPFSVLKQFWQWVAGWLPSPVTGFLGLIWENVIVTIGQLLAWLWRFISGSLFGGILGGLVGVVFAYAGWLGWGQFHRWRRGRKLAKLPPIERLYQQMLGILTEAGYGKHPAQTPLEYAAAARRVQPPPVANIIEEIARAYVDWRYGGKSANIESLRQRFREFVKLVKK, from the coding sequence ATGGTTAGCAGTGCCGCTCGTCCAAGACCTTCCTTAAAAACCCTCTGGCAAAAGATAGAATCTTCTCCCTTGCCAGAAACCGAGGAATCGATTATTTTAAGAATTCTGGTGCAAGCGTTAGTAATCGTCGGTATTATCGCCACCGATGTGGCTACCGATAGTTATACCAGTATTTGGGCGGTTCCTCTCAGTATTATCGGCGGAATCTGGAGTTGGCGACGCAGGAAAAAGCGCAATATTGGGGCAAAATTTTGTATAGCGATCGGAATGTTAGTGGTGTTGGCGCTATTCTTGGGTGATATCGTTGCGATGCAGGATAGTCGCATTGCTCTAACACAATTATTAATTCAATTACAAATTCTCCATAGTTTTGACCTGCCCCGACGCAAAGATTTAGGGTATTCTATGGTAATCGGTTTAATTCTCTTGGGAGTCGCCGGGACAATCTCCCAAACCCTCGCTTTTGCGCCTTGGTTAATCCTCTTTCTGCTTTTATCCCTACCTACCCTAGTTTTAGACTATCGTTCTCGTTTAGGTTTAGATAATCTCAATCAGAGTCTCCCTTTCTTCTCAAAGAAACCCCCCCGTCTAGCCACAAAAAAATTAGTTTCCCTGCAAAATTCTCCCCTTTCTCCCAAACGTTTCGGGATTTTCTTTCTGACAATTCTCCTCTTGGGATTGACAATTTTTGCTCTGATGCCGCGTTTTCCGGGTTATCAAATTCAATCTTTTCCCGTCAATAGTCCAGCAGGTATGGAAAATCAGGATTTTGAACAGGGAGACCGACAAATCGTTAACCCCGGCTATGTGCGCGAGGGTGAAACGGGGAATGGTGGCGTAAATGGCGGTAATAGTCCCACTACAGGGTCAGGACAGTTAGATTCTACCTTTTATTACGGTTTTAACAGCCAAATCAACCAAAATTTGCGGGGAAGTATGACTCCCCAGACAGTCATGCGGGTACGTTCTCAAGCCCCCGGATTCTGGCGGGCGATGGCCTTTGATCGCTATACTGGTCAAGGTTGGCAAATCTCGCGAGATCAAGAAGTAGAGGATTTAAATCGCAATCGTTGGTCTTATCGCTTTTTTGTGCCGTTACCCGCAACCCAGACCAAAACCCATCAGGTAGTCCAAACCTACAGCATTGTCTCCAGTTTACCGAATATTATCCCTGCTCTTACTTGGCCCCAGTTTCTCTTTTTTCCCACTCGACAGGTATCTTTTGACCGAGAAAATAGCTTAAGGTCGCCGGGGGGATTAGCGGAAGGGCTAACTTATACTGTAATCTCACAAGTGCCGGAACGCAATCGCAGCCAACTGCGATCGGCCCCAGAAACCTACCCTAAGTCTATTCTCAACTATTATTTACAAATTCCTGCCGAAATTGCCCCGAAAGTCCGCCGAAAAACCGAGGAATTGCTGGCCAAATCTCCCACACCTTTAACCTCTCCCTACGAGAAGGCCCTATATTTGGCCCAAGCATTAAAGCAAAACTATGAATTAAAAACCGATTTGCCCTTTTTAGCCGAAAATGAGGATTTAGTCTCGGCCTTTTTATTTCGTTTTCAGGGGGGTTACGCCGATCATTTTTCCACCGTGTTAACGATTATGTTACGCTCGATCGGTATTCCTGCCCGATTAGCCACCGGTTTTGCCCCTGGCCAGTTTAATCCTTTCACTGGCTTTTATGTTGTCCAAAATACGGACGCTTACGCCATCACAGAGGTGTTTTTCCCTGGTTACGGTTGGTACACTTTCGATCCTATCCCAGGTCACGAATTAATTCCCCCATCCTTTGAGGAAGCGGAACCTTTTAGCGTCCTCAAGCAATTTTGGCAATGGGTAGCCGGATGGTTGCCCTCTCCAGTAACGGGTTTTCTCGGTCTGATTTGGGAAAATGTTATCGTTACTATCGGTCAGTTATTGGCCTGGTTATGGCGCTTTATTTCCGGCAGTCTTTTCGGGGGAATTCTCGGTGGTTTAGTGGGGGTCGTCTTCGCTTACGCTGGTTGGTTAGGATGGGGACAGTTCCATCGTTGGCGTCGGGGTCGCAAGTTAGCAAAACTACCACCAATCGAGCGTTTATACCAGCAAATGTTAGGAATCTTAACAGAAGCCGGTTATGGTAAACATCCCGCTCAAACCCCTTTAGAATACGCCGCCGCCGCCCGCCGCGTCCAACCGCCGCCAGTGGCGAATATTATCGAGGAGATTGCTCGCGCCTACGTTGATTGGCGTTATGGCGGGAAATCGGCTAATATCGAGAGTTTACGCCAACGTTTTCGAGAATTTGTCAAGTTGGTGAAAAAGTGA
- a CDS encoding phycocyanobilin:ferredoxin oxidoreductase, with product MIAVTNPEILPLLHPLIGQLATAILSHWENYLDLSPFELPEGLGYVEGRLEGEKLIIENRCYQTPQFRKMHLELAKLGNGLDILHCVMFPRPEYPLPMFGCDIVSGKAGISAAIVDLSPTSSDKTLPSAYNQALAALPGVDFAQARDLPPWGHIFSEYCLFIRPETAAEERQFLQRVTDFLTIHCKCAMESQPLSGEEARIYLQGQRDYCSQQQKNDKTRRVLEKAFGWEWAERYMTGVLFDLPD from the coding sequence ATGATAGCCGTTACCAACCCTGAAATTTTACCGTTACTTCATCCCCTGATTGGACAATTAGCCACAGCAATTCTGTCCCACTGGGAAAATTATCTTGATTTGTCCCCCTTTGAGTTACCCGAAGGTTTAGGCTATGTGGAGGGACGTTTAGAAGGGGAAAAATTAATTATCGAGAATCGCTGCTATCAAACTCCCCAGTTCCGCAAAATGCACCTAGAATTGGCTAAACTGGGCAATGGTTTGGATATTCTCCACTGTGTCATGTTCCCCCGTCCAGAATATCCGCTGCCGATGTTTGGATGTGATATAGTCTCCGGCAAAGCGGGAATCAGTGCCGCTATTGTGGATCTTTCTCCCACCAGTAGCGATAAAACTCTCCCTAGTGCCTATAATCAAGCTTTAGCGGCTTTACCTGGGGTCGATTTCGCTCAAGCTCGTGATTTGCCGCCTTGGGGTCATATTTTCTCGGAATATTGTCTGTTTATTCGTCCCGAAACCGCCGCCGAGGAACGACAATTTTTACAAAGAGTAACAGATTTCTTGACAATTCACTGCAAATGTGCTATGGAAAGTCAGCCCCTTTCCGGAGAAGAAGCGCGCATTTATTTACAGGGACAACGGGATTATTGTAGTCAACAGCAAAAAAACGATAAAACTCGGCGTGTACTAGAAAAAGCCTTTGGTTGGGAATGGGCAGAGCGTTATATGACAGGTGTTCTCTTCGATTTACCCGATTAA
- a CDS encoding 4-hydroxybenzoate solanesyltransferase, which yields MTISQPDLEPTWMTIIRLLRWDKPAGRLILMVPALWAVFLAADGVPPLPLIGVIILGTLATSAAGCVVNDLWDRDIDPQVDRTRNRPLAARALSIKVGLIIALIAFFCAAILALYLNFLSFCLCVAAVPLIICYPLAKRFFPVPQLVLSLAWGFAVLICWSAVTGSLNSNTFILWGAVIFWTLAFDTIYALSDREDDLKVGINSSAIFFGKYAPEAVGVFFAITVGLLAWEGQKMQLSASFWLGLGLAAIAWLRQYQLLRQSDLPKPVYGQMFGQNVWVGFILLAAMIGGSYF from the coding sequence ATGACCATATCCCAACCCGATCTAGAACCCACTTGGATGACGATTATTCGCCTCTTGCGCTGGGATAAACCCGCCGGTAGGTTAATTTTGATGGTTCCCGCTTTATGGGCGGTATTTTTGGCGGCAGACGGGGTGCCACCACTACCCTTGATCGGGGTGATCATTTTGGGAACTTTGGCCACTAGCGCCGCCGGTTGTGTGGTTAACGATCTTTGGGATCGGGATATCGATCCACAAGTCGATCGCACTCGTAACCGTCCTTTAGCGGCCAGAGCTTTATCGATCAAGGTTGGTTTGATTATCGCTCTGATTGCTTTCTTTTGCGCCGCAATTTTAGCTTTATATCTGAATTTCCTGAGTTTTTGCCTATGTGTGGCCGCCGTTCCCTTGATTATCTGCTATCCCCTCGCCAAGCGTTTTTTTCCTGTACCCCAATTGGTTCTTTCTCTCGCTTGGGGTTTTGCGGTTTTAATCTGTTGGAGTGCCGTCACCGGGTCGTTAAATAGCAATACATTTATATTATGGGGAGCGGTGATTTTTTGGACATTAGCATTTGATACAATTTATGCTCTGTCCGATCGAGAGGATGATCTCAAGGTTGGTATTAACTCAAGTGCCATATTTTTCGGCAAATACGCCCCAGAAGCCGTGGGGGTCTTTTTTGCCATAACAGTGGGTTTATTGGCTTGGGAGGGGCAAAAAATGCAGTTATCAGCCTCTTTTTGGCTAGGGTTGGGTCTAGCGGCGATCGCTTGGTTGCGTCAATACCAGCTGTTACGTCAATCTGATTTACCCAAACCAGTTTATGGTCAAATGTTCGGTCAAAATGTTTGGGTCGGTTTTATTTTATTAGCGGCTATGATTGGGGGAAGTTATTTTTAA
- a CDS encoding SRPBCC family protein: MSSCQVFEQSIQIKASATTVERCITDLELMRRWLNPVLVCEPIGDWKTDIGGRSRFLIQIPLIQPTLKSTVIEREPGLIVWQFEGFFRGCDRWECQPNDGGTCLINRFEFAIPNPVVGWGFQQFAAKWTKKDMEAQLRRLKRVAEEIYLLSATS, translated from the coding sequence ATGTCATCTTGTCAAGTATTTGAACAATCAATTCAGATTAAAGCTAGTGCCACGACGGTGGAGCGTTGTATCACGGATTTAGAGTTAATGCGTCGTTGGTTGAATCCGGTGTTAGTTTGTGAACCTATCGGCGATTGGAAGACCGATATCGGTGGGAGAAGTCGTTTTTTGATTCAAATTCCCCTAATTCAGCCAACGCTGAAAAGTACGGTGATTGAGAGAGAACCGGGGTTAATTGTCTGGCAATTTGAAGGCTTTTTTCGCGGTTGCGATCGCTGGGAATGTCAACCCAATGATGGCGGCACTTGTCTAATCAATCGTTTTGAGTTTGCGATTCCTAATCCGGTTGTGGGGTGGGGATTCCAGCAATTCGCCGCCAAATGGACTAAAAAGGATATGGAAGCGCAATTAAGACGCTTGAAACGAGTAGCCGAGGAAATTTATCTACTTTCAGCAACAAGTTAA
- a CDS encoding DUF427 domain-containing protein codes for MFRPQPIPAKAGQESVWDYPRPPRLELSPKHLQIIFNGVIIADTKSSYRVLETSHPPVYYLPPQDIKMEYLQATAEKSFCEWKGLAGYYNITVGDQQAINAAWYYPDPTPEFQAIKNYLAFYPAKMTACYADGELVQPQPGNFYGGWITSDVVGPFKGVPNSWGW; via the coding sequence ATGTTTCGTCCCCAACCGATACCAGCAAAAGCAGGACAGGAATCCGTCTGGGATTATCCTCGTCCCCCGCGCCTAGAATTATCGCCTAAACACCTACAAATTATCTTTAATGGTGTGATAATTGCCGATACTAAAAGCAGTTATCGAGTTCTAGAAACCAGTCATCCCCCAGTTTATTATCTACCGCCCCAAGATATTAAAATGGAATACCTGCAAGCCACAGCAGAAAAGTCTTTTTGTGAGTGGAAAGGTCTAGCCGGATATTACAATATCACCGTTGGCGACCAACAGGCAATTAACGCCGCTTGGTATTATCCGGATCCGACACCAGAGTTTCAGGCAATTAAGAATTATCTGGCTTTTTATCCTGCGAAAATGACCGCTTGTTATGCCGACGGGGAATTAGTACAACCGCAACCGGGCAACTTTTACGGGGGATGGATAACCTCCGATGTGGTCGGTCCGTTTAAAGGCGTTCCCAATAGTTGGGGCTGGTAA